A part of Deinococcus detaillensis genomic DNA contains:
- the panB gene encoding 3-methyl-2-oxobutanoate hydroxymethyltransferase produces MKLTLPELIRDTPLVMVTAYDYPGAQQAERAGMDLILVGDSLGNVVLGYDSTAPVTLSDIIHHARAVRRGAPETFLVADLPFGTYHTSLQDTMRAAIKVIQETGADAIKVEGASPEVLEAITVLSRNGIPVMGHVGLTPQTEVSLGGRKVQGRDEVGAQKIVQAALAVEAAGAFAVVLEVIPARLARLITEKLSIPTIGIGAGPYCKGQVLVYHDVLGVYDNEKKIAKRYAELGQLATEALKQYAADVREKNFPTKENSFIIKDEVLDHLY; encoded by the coding sequence ATGAAACTTACCTTGCCCGAACTGATTCGCGACACGCCGTTGGTGATGGTCACGGCTTACGACTATCCCGGCGCGCAGCAAGCCGAGCGGGCCGGAATGGACTTGATCTTAGTCGGCGACAGCCTCGGTAATGTCGTGCTCGGCTATGACAGCACCGCGCCGGTCACACTCAGCGACATCATCCACCATGCCCGCGCCGTGCGTAGGGGTGCGCCGGAGACCTTTTTGGTGGCCGATTTGCCATTCGGCACCTACCACACCAGTTTGCAAGACACCATGCGGGCGGCCATCAAGGTGATTCAGGAAACCGGAGCCGACGCCATTAAGGTCGAGGGCGCGTCACCGGAGGTGCTGGAGGCCATCACGGTGCTGAGCCGCAACGGTATTCCGGTGATGGGCCACGTGGGCCTCACGCCACAAACCGAAGTCTCCTTGGGCGGGCGCAAAGTGCAGGGCCGAGACGAAGTCGGCGCTCAAAAAATCGTGCAGGCCGCCCTCGCCGTAGAAGCGGCAGGAGCTTTCGCAGTGGTGCTGGAAGTCATTCCGGCGCGGCTGGCCCGCCTCATTACCGAAAAGCTCAGCATTCCCACCATCGGCATTGGCGCGGGGCCGTACTGTAAAGGTCAGGTGCTGGTGTATCACGACGTTCTTGGCGTTTACGACAACGAAAAGAAAATCGCCAAACGCTACGCCGAACTCGGTCAACTGGCCACCGAAGCCCTCAAACAGTACGCCGCCGATGTCCGAGAAAAGAACTTTCCAACCAAAGAAAACAGCTTCATCATCAAAGACGAAGTGTTGGATCACTTGTATTGA
- a CDS encoding COX15/CtaA family protein gives MEQGRAGAGKAQAVKALVGLSWAALAYNVLVILWGAYVRISGSGAGCGAHWPLCDGQVIPRSFTLERVVEFSHRGSSSLSGLLAIAVVALAFFATKRGHPARLGAVWSLGLILFEGVIGGVQVLLGLTAGSTDPARGFVQGLHLANTFLLLGALLLTALWAGGAPRFTLRSQGWLSWGSPLATVLMLLLGMAGAVTALGDKLFVPAPGTPIDTVKRDFGATASIIENLRVIHPALALVVCAYLVWFAGRVLRERLSPMTQRWSYALYGVIGAQMLIGVLNVALKAPGTMQIIHLLFACLMWLITVMVVYSALVTQPMRRVTLKAASA, from the coding sequence GTGGAGCAAGGCAGAGCTGGAGCGGGGAAAGCGCAGGCTGTTAAAGCGCTGGTGGGCCTGAGCTGGGCCGCGCTGGCCTACAATGTACTGGTGATTTTATGGGGCGCTTATGTGAGGATCAGCGGTTCCGGGGCGGGCTGCGGAGCCCACTGGCCGCTGTGCGACGGTCAGGTGATTCCGCGTTCGTTTACTTTGGAGCGCGTCGTGGAATTTAGCCACAGGGGCAGTAGCTCGCTGAGCGGCTTGCTGGCCATCGCGGTGGTGGCGCTGGCGTTTTTTGCCACTAAGCGCGGCCATCCGGCCCGGCTCGGCGCGGTCTGGTCGCTGGGCCTGATTTTGTTTGAAGGCGTCATCGGCGGCGTGCAAGTCCTGCTGGGACTGACGGCGGGCAGCACCGATCCTGCACGCGGCTTCGTGCAGGGTCTGCACCTTGCCAATACCTTTTTGCTGCTGGGGGCGCTGCTGCTTACCGCGCTGTGGGCGGGCGGTGCGCCGCGCTTTACCCTGCGTAGTCAAGGCTGGTTGAGCTGGGGCAGTCCGCTGGCCACCGTACTGATGCTGCTGCTGGGCATGGCGGGCGCGGTCACGGCGCTGGGCGACAAGTTGTTCGTTCCGGCCCCCGGCACCCCGATCGACACGGTCAAGCGCGACTTCGGGGCCACCGCTTCCATCATCGAAAACCTGCGGGTGATTCATCCGGCGCTGGCGCTGGTGGTCTGCGCTTACTTGGTTTGGTTCGCGGGGCGGGTGCTGCGCGAGCGCCTGAGTCCCATGACCCAGCGCTGGAGCTACGCGCTTTACGGCGTGATCGGAGCGCAAATGTTGATCGGCGTGCTGAATGTCGCTCTCAAAGCGCCCGGCACCATGCAGATCATTCACCTGCTGTTCGCCTGCTTGATGTGGCTGATCACCGTGATGGTGGTGTACTCGGCCCTGGTGACCCAGCCGATGCGGCGCGTGACTTTGAAGGCGGCGAGCGCGTGA
- a CDS encoding DUF420 domain-containing protein, with protein MASIINQWAVICIVLSGVALVVGVTFIRRGNRELHMRFMLLASGLATLFLILYLTRLGLGYEKKYTGPEAWRSAYFVLLVTHIFMAALNVPLALGALYWAYRGIKSAGSLSQVDSVPAARAAFDTHRRWTRWTVPVWLYVAVTGWIIYLVLDRFGQLSLR; from the coding sequence ATGGCTTCTATTATTAATCAGTGGGCAGTGATCTGCATTGTCCTCAGCGGCGTCGCACTGGTGGTGGGCGTCACCTTTATTCGGCGCGGCAACCGCGAACTGCACATGCGCTTTATGTTGCTGGCCAGCGGACTGGCGACTCTCTTCCTGATTCTTTACCTGACCCGCTTGGGCCTCGGCTACGAAAAGAAATACACCGGTCCGGAAGCTTGGCGCTCGGCTTACTTCGTTCTACTGGTTACCCACATCTTCATGGCCGCGCTCAACGTTCCTCTGGCGCTTGGAGCGCTCTACTGGGCCTACAGGGGTATCAAGTCGGCGGGCAGCCTCAGCCAAGTAGACAGTGTGCCCGCCGCCCGCGCCGCCTTCGACACCCACCGCCGTTGGACGCGCTGGACGGTGCCGGTGTGGCTTTATGTGGCAGTGACCGGCTGGATCATCTATCTGGTGCTCGACCGCTTCGGGCAGCTCAGCTTGAGATAA